In the Sphingobium sp. Z007 genome, GTCGCCGACCTGGTAAAGATCGTGCCGGGCTTCAACTATACCGAGAGCGCCTTTGCAACGCCCGTCTATACTTTGCGCGGCATCGGCTTTTACGACACCAGCCTGGCCGCCAAGCCCACCGTCAGCATCTATCAGGATCAGGTGCCGATCCCCTTTTCCATCATGACGCGCGGCGCGACGCTCGATCTGGAGCGCGTGGAAGTGCTGAAAGGGCCGCAGGGCACGCTGTTCGGATCGAACGCTACGGGCGGTGCGATCAACTATATCGCTGCCAAGCCGACCTCCACCTTCAAAGCCGGTCTTGACGCGGGTCTGGACAGTTTCGGGCAGGTGTCGGGCGGTGGTTTCATCAGCGGGCCGATCAGCGATACGCTGTCGGCGCGGGTCGCGGTGCGGACCGAGCAGGGCGGGGCATGGCAGCGCAGCTATACGCGCGATGAAAAGCTCGGCGATCGCAACTTCACCACGGGCCGCATCCTCATAGACTTTGAGCCGTCCGGCAGCGCACGCTTTTCGCTTAACCTCAACGGTTTCATCGACAAGAGCGACGGGCAGGCTGCGCAACTGATCGGCGTGGTGCCGCTGGGCAATCCAGCGCGGCTGGGGCCTCTGGCCACCTATCCCATCGCGCCGCGTAACAATCGTGATGCCGACTGGACACCGGAACAGAAGCCCCAGCGTGACGACTGGTTCTACCAGGCCTCGTTTCGGGGGGATATCGATCTGACCGACGATGTCAGCCTGACCTCGATCAGCAGTTGGTCGGAATATCATAACGACCAGGATATCGACCCGGACGGCGTTGCCCTGCGTGACTATTTCTACAACACCACTGGAAAGATAACGGCACTGTCGCAGGAGTTGCGTCTGCAAGGGCGGACCGGCGGCCTGACCTATATTCTGGGCGCCAATTATGCGCGCGAAAAAACCTATCAGCAGGATGATGCCGGTCCCTACGACCAATCGACATCGGCCTATAATTTCGTCGACGCCGGCCTTGGCATCCCCTTTTTCGTCTACAGCCAATATGCGCGCCAGAAATTCGTGAACAAGGCGGTGTTCGCCAATCTGGACTATGATATCGGCGACAGCATCACCCTGCACGGCGGGGTGCGTTATACCAAGACCAATATCGATTTTGCCGGTTGCACGGCCGATCGCGGCAACGCGTTGGGGCTGGGGATCGAAAATCTGGTCAACTTCATTCGCGGCGGCGCAGGACTGGCGCCCATCGACATTCCCACCAATGGTTGCGTCACGATCGACGGATCGACGCTGACCGTGGGCGAGGTGCGCAAGTCGCTGGACGAGGATAATATGTCCTGGCGCGCGGGTGTCGATTACAAGCCGAGCAGGGACGTGTTGCTCTACGCGTCCGTCAGCAAAGGCTACAAGTCGGGCAGCTTTCCCCTGCTGTCGGCCAGCGATGCCAACCAGTTCAATCCCGTCACGCAGGAATCCGTAACCGCTTATGAACTCGGCGCGAAACTGACCTTGCTGGACAACACCGCCCAAATCAACGGCGCACTTTTCTATTACGACTATAGCGACAAGCAGTTGAAGGGTCGCGTGATCGCCAATCCCAATGTGTTCGGCCCTCTCGAAGCGTTGGTCAATGTCCCGAAAAGCCGGGTAAAAGGCGCGGAAATTCAACTCGACCTCGCGCCGACCGATGGCCTGCGCGTCAGCATTGGCGCGACCTATCTCGACACGCGGATCAAGGGCAGTTTCGTCAACTATGACAGCTATGGCAGCCAGCTGGATTTTGGCGGATCGGCCTTTCCCTACACGCCCAAATTTCAGATCGTGACCGATGCCCAATATGACTGGGCGCTCAGCGACGATGTCGCGGCCTTCGTCGGTGCCAATCTGAATTTCCAGAGCGATACCAAGGCTGTGCTGGGCAACGCCCGCGCTACGCCATCGGCGGACCTAAGCGCGCAGGGTGGCCTGACGATCGAGGATTATACGCTGATCGATCTGCGCGCTGGCCTGTCCTTTGCCGACAAGCGCTACAAGATCAGCGCCTTCGTGCGGAACCTGGGCAACACCTACTACTGGTCCAACGCCACGCGGATCACGGACACGACGGTCCGTTTTGCCGGACGACCACGCACATTCGGCGCGACTCTTTCGGCGCGCTTCTGACCCGCTCCCCCTGGGCCGCGCCCTGAAAGGCGGGCGCGGCTCCTTCTTGATCCCCGGAGACATGTTCCATGACCGCACCCGTTTCGATCGCCGCTGGATTACATGGTGACGCCGGTTTCCAGGTTCGCCTTCCACAGCAAAAAATGTTGATCGGTCGATCATGGGAAGCGGCCGCGGACGGCCGCGTCATCGACGTGGAAGACCCGGCTACCGGCAAGGTGTTCGCCGCTGTTCCCGCAGGAACGGCCGCCGATGTCGATAGCGCCGTCAGGGCAGCGCGGACCGCGTTCGAATCGGCCGCCTGGAGCCGGATGCGCCCGCTGGATCGCGGCAGGATCATCGAGGCGATCGCGCGCAAGATTGAGGATCATGCGCAGGAACTGGCGCTGCTCGAAAGCTATGACAATGGCAAGGCGGTACATCATGCGCTGGCGGTGGATGTGCCCGCCGCCGTCGATATCTTTCGCTACATGGCAGGTTGGGCATCCAAGATTTACGGGCAGGTAAACCCCATTTCCGGCGATGGCCGCCAATATCATAGCTATTCGGTACGCGAACCGATTGGTGTCGTTGGCCAGATCGTGCCGTGGAATTATCCGCTGGCGATGGCGGCCTGGAAGATCGCGTCGGCGCTGGCGGCGGGCTGTACCATCGTGTTGAAACCGTCCGAAGTCACGCCGCTGACCGCGCTGCGCCTGGCTGAACTGGCGCTGGAGGCGGGGCTGCCCGAAGGCGTGCTCAACATCGTCACCGGCTATGGGCATGAGACGGGGCAGGCGCTGGTTGAGCATCCCGGCGTCGACAAGATCGCCTTCACCGGGTCGACCCGCGTCGGCAAGCAGATCGTCCAGACCTGCGCCAAAGACCTCAAGCGCGTCACGCTGGAACTGGGCGGCAAGTCGCCCTCGCTCATCTTTGCCGACGCGGATCTCGACAAGGCGGCGATCGGCGCGGCACTCGCCATCTTCTTCAATTCCGGGCAGGTCTGCCTCGCCGCCTCGCGCCTCTATGTCGAACGGTCGGTGTTCGACAAGGTGGTGGACGGCGTGGCGCAGGTCGCCAAGAGCTTCAAACTCGGCCATGGCCGCGATCCCGACACGATGCTGGGGCCGCTCGTATCACGCACGCAGCAGGCGCGGGTGATGGACTATATTGCGCAGGGTCAGGCAAGCGGTGCCGAACTGGTGATCGGCGGCGGGACGGGCGGGCAGGACGGCTATTTCGTGGAACCAACGATTTTCGCCAACCCTGGTGCCGAAGCCAGCATTGTTCGGGAGGAGATATTCGGGCCGGTACTGGTCGCCACCCCGTTCGATGATGTGGACGATGTGATCAGGCAAGCCAATGACACCCGCTATGGCCTGGCCGCCAATATCTGGACCCGCCACCTGTCCCGCGCGCATCTGACGGCGCGCCGATTGCAGGCCGGAACGGTCTGGATCAACACCCATGGCATGAACGATCCGTCGGCACCCTTTGGCGGCGTGAAGGAATCGGGCTGGGGCCGCGAAGTCGGCGAGGAAGGCTTGTTGCATTATACCGAGACCAAGACGGTAACGGCCCTTCTCGAGTGAGTTTCGATCGCTTTTAACCACTCTGCAATGGTGCTTACGCCGTAATTGGCGTCCAAGGTTGGCAGCTATGCCGATGTCCAAAAACGCGGCAATATATGCTGCTATTTGTAAAGCCGGATTGTCGATTGATATCGTTTGAGTGTGCGCCACATTAGCGGACGACTGGGGAAGCTGGATCTCCGTGGTACAGAATTGTGGGAAAGAACCATTTGGCATAGTGTTTTGATTCTAATATAAATTTTCAGCTCGAGCCTTAATAACTCCACCCTCTCCACCAGTTTTCGGCCCTCTGACATCGGAAAACATCTGCGCAATCCGGGCCGGCGCGGCGTCCTTTGGTCGATGCAGGATGCGGCGATCGCAGTCCGCCGTCACCCTCGCTCCAACAGTATATCGACCATGAGCCGCCAGGTGTTGGCGGCATCGCTTTGATAGGCGTCGGCGATCTCATCGGCCGACACGGCGCGGATGACTTCCGCACCGGCCTCCGCCATTTCCTGGCTCGGTTCGTGAATGGCGGTGAGGATGGCGTGGACGATCGCGCGCATATCCAGGGCGCCATTGATCGACTCTGGGTCGACAGGCGTCTGCACGCCCTGGCGCGACAGTTCGTTCCAGGCCGCGGCTTGAGCGCGTTCAAATGGGGTCATATGGGTAAACCTTCCTGAAGATCGGACCAGCACGAGCGCGTCAACCCTGGCGGCATCGAGGGAGCGGCGTCGTGCCGGGATGGCCTATCCTGATTAGGATCAACCGCAAAGCCCGCAGTCGGGCATCATGACAAGACCGCTGCGCCATGCCAAAATTTTCTGTCCCATGGGTCAGCTTTGCTTGCAGGCCGATTCTCTATAAGATCGATAGATAAGCCGCGTGAGTCGGCGCGGAGCAGCTATGCAGGACGGACGGGAGCAGGATGGCCAGGCGGCCGAAGGTCTATTCGGGCGCTGGCGCGCGCGGCTGGCGCAGGCTCTGTTGCGCGAACCGTCCATCGTGCTGATGGAGCGGGATGGCGACGCGCTGTTCCGATTGTCCAATCTGGACGACAGCGCAGCGCCTTCGTGCGAAACGGTGAATTGACGGATCAGTCATTTCATCGTCGAAGAAGACTGCCTAGATCGGCGTCTCATTCCCACCGCCCATTTCCCAGGAGATAGCATGGCCACCAATCCCCGCGCCGTCACGCGCCCCGTCGATAGCCTGTTTCTGGAGCGCTGGTCGCCCCGCGCTTTCGATTCCTCCGCTGTGCCGCAGGATGATCTCGACACCATTTTCGATGCCGCGCGCTGGGCGCCGTCGGCGTTCAACTATCAGCCCTGGCGCTTCCTCTACGCCCATCGCGACAGCGCCGACTGGTCGCGTTTCCTGGAACTGCTGGCGCCGTTCAACCAGAGCTGGGTGCATAATGCCGGCGTCATCGTCTTCGTCCTGTCCGACACGCTGATGGCGGCGCCGGGGTCCGACGACTTCAAGCCGTCGCACAGCCACAGCTTCGACGCGGGCGCGGCCTGGGCGCTGTTGGCGTTGCAGGCGACGCGGCTGGGCTATCACACCCATGGCATGACCGGCGTCGATTTCGACAAGGCGCGCGCCGAACTGGCGGTGCCGGAGCGTTTTCGCATCGAGGCGGCGGTCGCGATCGGCCGGCAGGGCGACAAGGCACTGCTGCCCGAAGCGCTCCAGGCGCGGGAGGAACCCAGCGACCGCAAGCCGATCGAAGCCTTCGCCCATTCGGGCAATTTTGCGGGCTGACACGCTATATCGTTTGGTCACCTTGCAGTGAGGGGGTGAATTGAGGCACGATGGCAAAGGGCGTCGCATTGGCGACGCGCCTTCGTCCCGATGAGTGTCTATCGTCCATGTCCCTGCCCGAAATGATCGCCGAAAGCGCCGTCCCTGCCGTCGTGACCAACCCGCGACTGCCCGACAACCCGATTATCGAATGTAATGACGCCTTTACGGCGCTCACCGGCTATAGCCGTGAAGAGATTATCGGCCGTAATTGCCGCTTTTTGCGCGGGCCGGGCACGGACGGGGCGAGCACGGACATGATCCGCGAGGCCATCCGCGCCAGTCGGCCGGTGCTGGTCGAACTGCTCAATTATCGCAAGGACGGCACGCCCTTTCGCAACGCGCTGATGATCGCGCCGATCTTTGCGGCCGACGGATCGGTGGAATGGTTCCTGGGATCGCAAATGGCGGTGCAGGAACCCGGCGACCAGCGGGCGGAGGATGCCGCCGCCCTGATCGCGACGCTGACCGAGCGGCAGCGCGCAGTGCTGGTCGGCATGGCGCAGGGGCGCCTGAACAAACAGATCGCCTATGATCTGGGGCTGACCGAACGCACGGTGAAGATGCACCGTGCGGCGATGCTGCGCGCGCTGAACGTGCGCACCGCGGCCGAAGGCATCCGGCTGGCGATCGAGGCGGGGCTGTAGCATGGCGGGCGCGCGCCGCTGATGGTGTTGCTGGGCATTGCGATCATCGTGGCGGGTTTCCTGCTGCGGTTTCATCCGCTGTTGGTGATCCTGGCGTCGGCGATCGTCACCGGGCTGGCGGCGGGGCTTGATCCGCTGGCGATCCTGGCGGCGTTCGGCAAGGCGTTCAACGAAGCGCGCTATGTCAGCATCATCTGGATCGTGCTGCCGGTCGTCGGCCTGCTGGAAGCCCATGGATTGCAGGAACGGGCGCGCGGGTTGATCGCGAAAATGCGCGGGGCGACGGTCGGGCGCTTCCTGACCTTCTACCTGATCGTGCGGCAGGCGCTGGCAGCCGTTGGGCTAACCTCGGTGGCCGGGCATCCGCAGACGGTCCGCCCGCTGGTCGCGCCGATCGCGGAAGCGGCGGCGGAAACCCAGGTGGGCGAATTGCATGAGGATGAGCGGGAGGAAATCAAGGCCTGGGCCGCGGCGACCGACAATGTCGGGCTGTTCTTTGGCGAGGATATCTTCCTGGCAATCGGCTCCATCCTGCTCATCAAGGGTCTGCTGGAGCAATATGGCATCAGCCTGGAGCCGCTCCAACTATCAGTCTGGGCGATCCCGACGGCGATCGCCGCGCTGCTGATCCATGGCTTTCGCCTGTGGCGGCTCGACAAGCAACTGGCGCGCATCCGGGCGGCGCGCGCGCGATGATCACGCTGCATTGGGTCTATGCGCTGGCGGGCGCGGTGTTCGCCGCCTTTGCGCTGCTGGGCGTGGCCGACAGGGGCAATCCGCGGCGTTGGACGACGGCGGCCTTCTGGGCCTTGCTGGCGACATCCATGTGGGCGGGCGACGCGCTGGGCGACCTGGGCAATGGCGTGCTGGTGCTGGGCCTCGTCGGACTGGGCGCTTTGGGGCTGGGCCGGGGTGATGGCGTGGTAGCGCCGGCAGTGCGGCAGGCGCGCGCCGATCGCTTGGGCAACCGGCTG is a window encoding:
- a CDS encoding PAS domain-containing protein; the encoded protein is MSLPEMIAESAVPAVVTNPRLPDNPIIECNDAFTALTGYSREEIIGRNCRFLRGPGTDGASTDMIREAIRASRPVLVELLNYRKDGTPFRNALMIAPIFAADGSVEWFLGSQMAVQEPGDQRAEDAAALIATLTERQRAVLVGMAQGRLNKQIAYDLGLTERTVKMHRAAMLRALNVRTAAEGIRLAIEAGL
- a CDS encoding nitroreductase family protein; the protein is MATNPRAVTRPVDSLFLERWSPRAFDSSAVPQDDLDTIFDAARWAPSAFNYQPWRFLYAHRDSADWSRFLELLAPFNQSWVHNAGVIVFVLSDTLMAAPGSDDFKPSHSHSFDAGAAWALLALQATRLGYHTHGMTGVDFDKARAELAVPERFRIEAAVAIGRQGDKALLPEALQAREEPSDRKPIEAFAHSGNFAG
- a CDS encoding aldehyde dehydrogenase family protein — its product is MLIGRSWEAAADGRVIDVEDPATGKVFAAVPAGTAADVDSAVRAARTAFESAAWSRMRPLDRGRIIEAIARKIEDHAQELALLESYDNGKAVHHALAVDVPAAVDIFRYMAGWASKIYGQVNPISGDGRQYHSYSVREPIGVVGQIVPWNYPLAMAAWKIASALAAGCTIVLKPSEVTPLTALRLAELALEAGLPEGVLNIVTGYGHETGQALVEHPGVDKIAFTGSTRVGKQIVQTCAKDLKRVTLELGGKSPSLIFADADLDKAAIGAALAIFFNSGQVCLAASRLYVERSVFDKVVDGVAQVAKSFKLGHGRDPDTMLGPLVSRTQQARVMDYIAQGQASGAELVIGGGTGGQDGYFVEPTIFANPGAEASIVREEIFGPVLVATPFDDVDDVIRQANDTRYGLAANIWTRHLSRAHLTARRLQAGTVWINTHGMNDPSAPFGGVKESGWGREVGEEGLLHYTETKTVTALLE
- a CDS encoding TonB-dependent receptor, producing MTKRIITLAATVSAVALHAQAWGQTDAAPQATSSGLGDIVVTAQKREQAINDVPLSITAASGEKLANQGITNVADLVKIVPGFNYTESAFATPVYTLRGIGFYDTSLAAKPTVSIYQDQVPIPFSIMTRGATLDLERVEVLKGPQGTLFGSNATGGAINYIAAKPTSTFKAGLDAGLDSFGQVSGGGFISGPISDTLSARVAVRTEQGGAWQRSYTRDEKLGDRNFTTGRILIDFEPSGSARFSLNLNGFIDKSDGQAAQLIGVVPLGNPARLGPLATYPIAPRNNRDADWTPEQKPQRDDWFYQASFRGDIDLTDDVSLTSISSWSEYHNDQDIDPDGVALRDYFYNTTGKITALSQELRLQGRTGGLTYILGANYAREKTYQQDDAGPYDQSTSAYNFVDAGLGIPFFVYSQYARQKFVNKAVFANLDYDIGDSITLHGGVRYTKTNIDFAGCTADRGNALGLGIENLVNFIRGGAGLAPIDIPTNGCVTIDGSTLTVGEVRKSLDEDNMSWRAGVDYKPSRDVLLYASVSKGYKSGSFPLLSASDANQFNPVTQESVTAYELGAKLTLLDNTAQINGALFYYDYSDKQLKGRVIANPNVFGPLEALVNVPKSRVKGAEIQLDLAPTDGLRVSIGATYLDTRIKGSFVNYDSYGSQLDFGGSAFPYTPKFQIVTDAQYDWALSDDVAAFVGANLNFQSDTKAVLGNARATPSADLSAQGGLTIEDYTLIDLRAGLSFADKRYKISAFVRNLGNTYYWSNATRITDTTVRFAGRPRTFGATLSARF
- a CDS encoding DUF969 domain-containing protein, with protein sequence MMVLLGIAIIVAGFLLRFHPLLVILASAIVTGLAAGLDPLAILAAFGKAFNEARYVSIIWIVLPVVGLLEAHGLQERARGLIAKMRGATVGRFLTFYLIVRQALAAVGLTSVAGHPQTVRPLVAPIAEAAAETQVGELHEDEREEIKAWAAATDNVGLFFGEDIFLAIGSILLIKGLLEQYGISLEPLQLSVWAIPTAIAALLIHGFRLWRLDKQLARIRAARAR